The following proteins are co-located in the Longimicrobium sp. genome:
- a CDS encoding PadR family transcriptional regulator gives MATEPLNLLQGTLDLLILRALAWTPMHGYGVTQWLRERTDEALTVQDAALYQALRRMEGKGWVEAEWRTSENNRRARYYALTQAGRQQLGREAATWRRYAQAVFQVLEPMPGEA, from the coding sequence ATGGCGACGGAACCGCTCAACCTGCTGCAGGGCACGCTGGACCTGCTGATCCTGCGCGCGCTGGCCTGGACGCCGATGCACGGCTACGGGGTCACGCAGTGGCTGCGCGAGCGCACCGACGAGGCGCTCACGGTGCAGGACGCGGCGCTCTACCAGGCGCTGCGCCGGATGGAGGGGAAGGGGTGGGTCGAGGCGGAGTGGCGAACGTCGGAGAACAACCGCCGGGCCCGCTACTACGCGCTCACGCAGGCGGGCCGCCAGCAGCTCGGGCGCGAGGCGGCCACCTGGCGGCGCTACGCGCAGGCCGTCTTCCAGGTGCTGGAGCCCATGCCGGGGGAGGCCTGA
- a CDS encoding ABC transporter permease: protein MTAPKRGRGFRLPWRDRGEIEREVDEEIAFHLQMRAEELARRGVDPAAARARARAEFGDVAAARRALAATDLRAERTRGRREWLREAWQDAAHGTRLLRRRPVFAAGAVLTLALGIGAATAIVGVADHVLLRPLPYRDPERVVTLWETDRERGDQRQEVSPGNFVEWAGRSRSFAALGLAEPSGFDLTGGGGPPETLPAWRVTEGFLPALGVRPLLGSGFRPRDFHPGAEPVVLLSHALWSRRYGSDPALVGGRIELDGRPATVLGVLPPSLEYPERRDLWAPKVFRDDEPEDRRSSYMTAVARLRPGVSVEEARADLARVAAALARDYPRTNAKTGAAVVPLEEAIFGAARPALLLLLGAVGCLLLIACANVAGLLLARGAERRHELGVRAALGAGRSRLLRQLLAEALLLAVLGGAAGLAVAHFALRLLAALGPAELPRLDAVALDARVAALSLGITLATALLFGVGPALRLSRAAPRPLLGASGRTTTPGRGQGRARDALVVAEVALAMVLLVGAGLLARSFARLLENRPGFAVERRAAVQVFLWDRNPTPEQRVRRALEMAARLEAAPGVDGVGIVSALPFHPHQIAAEGDLRVRGRPASPDGEARVFTTVASPEYFGVMGIPLVRGRPFAAADREGSAPVALVNETLARRFFPGEDPVGQRVTVGVMGPPLERLVVGVVADVRPTALDSDPRPELFVPFAQSGLGSLTFVVRTRGDAASLLPALRGRIWEVDPLQPIYHAGTVRAMVAETLAERRFQLLLLGAFSAAALVLSAVGIYGLVAFATSQRTREFGIRMALGARSRDIVLGVVRQGLFLGVSGVALGLVGSLLLTRFLAGLLYHVSPTDPAVLGQIALLLLGVAALGAYLPARRAAEVDPAAALRGE from the coding sequence ATGACTGCCCCGAAGCGCGGCCGCGGCTTCCGCCTCCCCTGGCGCGACCGCGGCGAGATCGAGCGCGAGGTGGACGAGGAGATCGCCTTCCACCTGCAGATGCGCGCCGAGGAGCTGGCGCGCCGGGGGGTGGACCCCGCGGCGGCGCGCGCCCGGGCCCGCGCCGAGTTCGGCGACGTGGCGGCGGCGCGGCGCGCCCTGGCTGCCACGGACCTGCGGGCGGAGCGCACGCGGGGCCGGCGCGAGTGGCTGCGCGAGGCCTGGCAGGACGCGGCGCACGGGACGCGGCTGCTCCGGCGCCGCCCGGTCTTCGCCGCGGGGGCCGTGCTCACGCTGGCGCTGGGGATCGGCGCGGCCACGGCGATCGTGGGGGTGGCCGACCACGTGCTGCTGCGGCCGCTCCCCTACCGCGACCCGGAGCGCGTGGTCACCCTGTGGGAGACGGATCGGGAGCGCGGCGACCAGCGGCAGGAGGTGTCGCCGGGGAACTTCGTGGAGTGGGCCGGGCGCAGCCGCAGCTTCGCGGCGCTGGGGCTGGCGGAGCCGTCGGGGTTCGACCTCACGGGCGGCGGCGGGCCGCCGGAGACGCTGCCCGCGTGGCGGGTGACGGAAGGCTTCCTCCCCGCGCTGGGCGTGCGCCCGCTGCTGGGGAGCGGCTTCCGGCCGCGCGACTTCCATCCCGGCGCCGAGCCGGTGGTGCTCCTCTCGCACGCGCTCTGGAGCCGGCGCTACGGGTCCGACCCCGCGCTGGTGGGCGGCCGGATCGAGCTGGACGGCAGGCCCGCGACCGTGCTGGGGGTGCTCCCCCCGTCGCTGGAGTACCCGGAGCGGCGCGACCTGTGGGCGCCCAAGGTGTTCCGCGACGACGAGCCCGAGGACCGGCGCTCCAGCTACATGACGGCGGTGGCGCGCCTGCGGCCGGGGGTGAGCGTGGAGGAGGCGCGGGCGGACCTGGCCCGGGTGGCGGCCGCACTGGCGCGCGACTACCCGCGCACCAACGCGAAGACCGGCGCGGCGGTGGTCCCGCTCGAGGAGGCGATCTTCGGCGCGGCCCGGCCGGCGCTGCTGCTGCTCTTGGGCGCGGTGGGGTGCCTGCTGCTGATCGCCTGCGCCAACGTGGCCGGGCTGCTCCTGGCCCGCGGCGCCGAGCGGCGGCACGAGCTGGGGGTGCGGGCGGCGCTGGGGGCGGGGCGCTCCCGCCTCCTGCGGCAGCTCCTGGCCGAGGCGCTCCTGCTGGCGGTGCTGGGCGGGGCGGCGGGGCTGGCGGTGGCCCACTTTGCCCTGCGGCTGCTGGCGGCGCTGGGCCCGGCGGAGCTGCCGCGGCTGGACGCGGTGGCGCTGGACGCGCGGGTGGCGGCGCTCTCGCTCGGGATCACCCTGGCCACGGCGCTCCTGTTCGGCGTAGGGCCGGCGCTGCGCCTCTCCCGCGCCGCCCCCCGGCCGCTCCTGGGCGCCTCCGGGCGCACGACGACGCCCGGGCGCGGGCAGGGCCGGGCGCGCGACGCGCTGGTGGTGGCCGAGGTGGCGCTGGCGATGGTGCTGCTGGTGGGCGCGGGGCTCCTGGCGCGGAGCTTCGCGCGGCTGCTGGAGAACCGCCCCGGCTTCGCGGTGGAGCGCCGCGCGGCGGTGCAGGTCTTCCTCTGGGACCGCAACCCCACCCCCGAGCAGCGCGTCCGCCGCGCGCTGGAGATGGCGGCGCGGCTGGAGGCGGCTCCCGGCGTAGACGGCGTCGGCATCGTCTCGGCGCTCCCCTTCCACCCGCACCAGATCGCCGCCGAGGGCGACCTGCGGGTGCGCGGCCGCCCCGCCTCGCCGGACGGGGAGGCGCGGGTCTTCACCACGGTCGCCTCGCCGGAGTACTTCGGGGTGATGGGGATCCCGCTGGTGCGGGGGCGCCCCTTCGCCGCCGCGGACCGCGAGGGGAGCGCGCCGGTGGCGCTGGTGAACGAGACGCTGGCGCGGCGCTTCTTTCCCGGCGAGGATCCCGTGGGGCAGCGGGTGACGGTGGGGGTGATGGGCCCGCCCCTGGAGCGCCTGGTCGTGGGCGTGGTGGCCGACGTGCGGCCCACGGCGCTGGACAGCGACCCCCGGCCGGAGCTGTTCGTCCCCTTCGCCCAGTCGGGGCTGGGGAGCCTGACCTTCGTGGTGCGCACGAGGGGCGACGCGGCCTCGCTCCTCCCCGCGCTGCGCGGGCGCATCTGGGAGGTGGACCCCCTGCAGCCGATCTACCACGCCGGCACCGTGCGCGCGATGGTGGCCGAAACGCTGGCCGAGCGGCGCTTCCAGCTGCTGCTGCTGGGCGCGTTCTCGGCGGCGGCGCTGGTGCTCTCGGCGGTGGGGATCTACGGGCTGGTCGCCTTCGCCACCAGCCAGCGCACCCGCGAGTTCGGCATCCGCATGGCGCTGGGAGCGCGCTCGCGCGACATCGTGCTGGGCGTGGTGCGGCAGGGGCTCTTCCTCGGCGTCTCGGGCGTGGCGCTGGGACTGGTCGGCTCGCTCCTGCTCACCCGCTTCCTGGCGGGGCTCCTCTACCACGTCTCCCCCACCGACCCCGCCGTGCTCGGGCAGATCGCCCTGCTCCTCCTCGGCGTGGCCGCGCTGGGCGCGTACCTCCCGGCCCGCCGCGCGGCGGAGGTGGACCCGGCGGCGGCGCTCCGGGGCGAGTAG